CCATTACAGGGATGGGGGTTTTTTGTTCCATAGGAAAAAACGTGGAGGAGTTTTACCAATCCCTTAAACAGGGACGTTCGGGAATCGGGCCGATCACGCTCTTCGATCCCTCAAAATATCCTTCTCAGATTGGAGCCGAGATAAGAGATTATCGTCCCGAAGCCTATTTTGAAAAGAAGGAGTTGAAGAGGTTATCGAGAACCGATCAGCTGGGTCTCATGGCGGCAGAGGAGGCGGTGAGGGATTCCGGAGTCGATTGCTATCCTTCAGAAGAGATAGGCGTCTGCCTCGGCGCAGGCGCGGGCGGGATGTTCGAGGCCGAGGCCTATCACCGGGAGGTCCTCCTCAAGGGACGGTCGAAACCCTCTCTCGTCCTGCCCTTCATCCCGAGTTTCACGACGAGCCGGATTGCCGAGAGGTTCCAATTTTCAGGACCGAGGATGACCATCGCGACCGCCTGCAGCTCCTCGGCCACCGCCATTGGTTATGCGGCAGACCTCATCCGGAAGGGTGACTGCAAGGCCGTGGTCTGCGGAGGAAGTGAGGCCCTCTGTGAGCTCACCTTCGGGGGGTTTAACGCCCTCAAGGCGATGGACCCAACCCCCTGCAAACCCTTTGATCGGAACCGGGCGGGGATGTCTTTGGGCGAAGGCGCCGCCATCCTCGTCTTAGAGGATGGCGAAGAGGCCCTGAGACGAGGGGCGAGGGTCTTTGCGGAGTTTTTAGGCTATGGGATCGCCGGGGAGGCCCATCACATCACCGCGCCCGAGCCCGAGGGCACGGTGGAGGCACGGGTGATGCGGATGGCGATGGAGGAGGCAGGGGTCTCACCCGCGGAGGTCGATCATATCAATGCCCACGGAACCGGCACGCCCCTTAACGACAGGGTGGAGTCCGTCGCGATCAAAAAGGCCTTCGGAGAGAAGGCCTATGCCATCGCGGTCAGTTCGATCAAGTCGATGGTGGGGCACTGTTTGGGAGCGGCCGGGGCCATCGAGGCGGTGGCCTCCGTCCTTTCCATTACGAATCAATTCGTTCCTCCCACCCTCCATCACCGGGAAGGCGACGAGGATTGCGATCTCGATTACGTTCCGGAGCGTTTCCGGGAGATCGAGGTGAATGTGGTCCTCTCGAACTCCTTCGCCTTCGGGGGCAACTGCACCTCCCTGGCCTTCGGCCGTTTCGATCGCTGAGAGAAAGAGGAGAGAGGAGATGAATGGACAGAAGATCGACTACGATGCGGAGGGGAGGCTGATCGTCCCTGAGCAACCCATCATCCCCTATATCGAAGGGGATGGCGTGGGACCGGACATCTGGCGGGCATCGGTTCGCGTCTTCGATGCGGCCGTGGCGAAGTGTTATGAGGGGAAAAGAAAGATCCACTGGCTCGAGGTCTATGCGGGGGAGAAGGCCTTCCGGGTAAAAGGGGATTGGGCGCCGGAGGAGACGATCGAGGCGATTCGGGAATATAAGGTCGGCATCAAGGGGCCTCTGACCACGCCGGTGGGAGGGGAGTTCCGGAGCCTCAACGTGATGCTCAGGCAGAGGCTCGACCTCTACTGCTGCATCCGGCCGGTGAAATATATCCCTGGGACGCCCAGCCCGGTAAAACACCCCGAGAGGGTCGATATGGTGGTCTTCCGGGAGAACACCGAGGATGTCTATGCCGGGATCGAGTGGAGAGAGGGATCGAAAGAGGCCCTGCGATTGAGGGAATTTCTCCAAAGGGAGATGGGCAAGGTGATCCGCGAGGATTCCGGGATCGGCCTCAAACCCATCAGCCGCTTCGGGACGAAACGCCATGTCCGGAGGGCGATCCAGTATGCCCTCTCGCACGGCCGAAAGAGCGTCACCCTGGTCCACAAGGGAAATATCATGAAGTTCACCGAGGCCGCCTTCAGGGACTGGGGCTACGAGCTGGCCCGGGAGGAGTTCGGGGATAAGGTCGTCTTTGAAAACGAGATCGGAAACGGTCCTCTCCCAGAGGGAAAGATCTTGATGAAGGACAGGATCGCGGATGCGATGTTCCAGCAGATCCTGCTTCGACCCGAGGAATACGATGTGTTGGCCATGCCCAACCTGAATGGAGACTATATGTCCGATGCCCTGGCCGCCCAGGTGGGAGGGCTTGGCATGGCGCCCGGGGCCAACATCGGAGATCGGGCGGCTGTCTTCGAGGCCACCCATGGGAGCGCGCCCAAGTATGCAGACCAGGATGTGATCAATCCCTCCTCGGTGATCCTCTCGGGCGTGATGATGTTCGACTATTTAGGGTGGAAGGAGGCCGCAGAGGCCATCACCCGGGCCCTCGAGAAGACCATTGCCCAGAAGATCGTCACCTACGATCTGGCCCGCCAGATGAAGAAGGCCAGAAAGGTGAAGTGCTCGGAGTTCGCCATCGCCCTCATCGAAAACCTCTGAGAAAATAAAAAAGGTGACGCCCTCCTCCGAGGGCGCCACCCCTCAGGGTCTGCCCGAGGCCTCGGAAGATCAGGCCTTCTTCAGGGCCTCCATCACGACTTTCGGGGTCAGGGGGATCCGCCTGATCCGGACGCCTGTCGCATTGAAGAAGGCGTTGGCCACCGCAGGGGCCACTGCGGTGACCCCCAACTCCCCGATCCCGCCGATTCGATCGGTGCTCTTGACGATGTGGACCTCGATCTCGGGGACCTCGCTCATCCGGAGGATGGGGTAGTCATCCACATTGGCCGAGGCCACCCCTCCATTGGCAAATTGCACCTCCTCCTTCAGGGCGGTGCTGAGGGCCAGGATGATTCCGCCCTCGATCTGTTCCACGAGCGGGCCCGGGTTGACCACAGGTCCGCAATCGACCGCGGCAACGACTCGATGGACCTTGATCTTCCCCGTGTTTTTATCGACCGAGAGATCCACGACCTTGGCGATCCAGGTCCCGAAGCAGGCATGCTGGGCGATGCCCCGTCCCATTCCTTTTGGAATCGGTTTTCCCCATCCCGCCTTCTCGGCCACGGTCTGAAGCACCCGGCTGGCGCGCTTGTTGTTCTTCAAGAGCTGGAGCCTGAATTCGACAGGGTCCTTGCGGGCGGCATGGGCCAGTTCATCGAGGAAGGATTCGATGGCAAAGGCATTGGGCGCGTTCTGGACCGAACGCCAGGGCCAGCAGGGGATGGGGAGGTCGGTCATGACGAATTCGATGTAGAGGTTCGGGATCTCGTATTGAATCCGGTCGTTCCAGTGAGGAGAGTCGGCCACGTTCCAGAGGCCCCAGAGATTGTAGTAGTCGATACCTCCTTTAATCAGGCCGGGGTTGACCGGCCTCATGATCGAAATGGAGGCGGTCTTATGAGACCAGCCGGTCAACTGCCCCTGGGCATCGAGGGCCCCCTGGATCCGGTGGGTCATGGGCGCCCGGAAGCGATCATATTTGATGTCGTCCTCCCGGGTCCAAATCACCTTGACCGGTCTTTTGAGCTCCCTTGAGATCGTGACCGCCTCGGCCACGAAGTCTCCGAAGGCGCGCCTTCCCAGTCCGCAACCCAAGAAAGTGGTGTGGACATGGATCTTGTCGGGAGGAAGTTTCGTGATGCCCGCGGCCATCCCGCGGACGCCGGTCTGGTTCTGGGTGGGGGTCCAGATGTCGCAGCGGTCATCCTGAACATAGGCCGTGGTGTTCATCGGCTCCATGGTCACATGGGCCACGCACGGGATGTAGTAGGTGGCCTCCACCTTCTTGGCAGCTTCGCCGAGGGCTTTTCTCACATCTCCCACCTCGTGGACCTTCGCTCCGGGTTTATCGAGGTCTTCCATCATCAATTTCTCGATGGAGGCGTTGTCCATATCGGGGTGCGTCCCCTTATCCCACTGGATCTTGAGGGCCTCTCTGCCCTTCAAGGCCGCCTCGGTGGAGGTGGCACAGACGGCGATGCCCTGGGGGATCTGGATCACCCTGACCACACCCTTCACCTGCTCGGCGCCTTTCGGGTCGAAGGAGATGACCTTTGCGCCATAGGCGGGCGGACGGGCGATCACCGCATAATGGAGGTCCTTCATGTCCACGTCGAGGCCGTAGATCGCCTTGCCGCTCACCTTCTCCGGAACGTCGAACCGGGGCATGGGCTTGCCCATGTAACGGAACTCCTCCTCTTTTTTCAGAGGAGGGTCTTTGGGCACCTCCAACTTGGCCGCCTTCTCGCAGAGTTGGCCATAGGTGAGGGAGCGCTTGCTCTTCTCGTGTCTCACCGTTCCCAGAACCGCTTGACACTCCGTTTCAGGGACGTTCCAGGTCTCTGCGGCCGCCCGGATCAGCATGGCCCGGGCCGCTGCCCCCGCCTTTCGCAGCGGATCGTAAAACGCCCTCACGCTGGCACTGGCCACCGTGATCTGGGCTCCCAGGACGGGGTTCTTCAAGGCGTCGGCCGCCGGTCCCTGTTTGATGGTGACCCGTTTCCAGTCGGCCTCCAGTTCGTCGGCCAGGATCATGGCCTGGGCGGTCAAGGCGCCCTGCCCCATCTCGGAGTTTCCGATGACGATGGTCACCTTATTATCGGAGGTGAGGTGGAGCCACACATTGGGGTTAAACGTGATCAGGTCCCTCTTCTCCGAGGCATTGAGGATCTCATATCCGAAAGGGGTAACCGTCACGGCAAGGCTAAAGCCGGCCAGTTTCAGGAAAGAACGACGGGAGATGGCAGGGGTCATCATCTTTTGCCCTCCTTTCTCAGGCTTTTCACCGCGGTCTGAATGCCCTTCTTGATCCTCGGGTAAGTCCCGCAACGGCAGATCACGTCGTCCATCTGGGCGATGATCTGGTCGGCCGTGGGAGTGGGTTTCTTTGCGAGGAGGGCGGCCACCTGCATGATAATCCCTGGCTGGCAGAAGCCGCACTGGGGCACCTGCTCCTGGATCCAGGCCTTCTTGACCGGATGGGTCTCGGGAAGGCCTTCGATCGTGGTGATCTTCTTCCCCTTGACCTGTCCCACCGAGATCGTGCAGGAGCGCTCTGCCTTGCCATCGATATGGACGGTGCAGGCCCCGCATTCCCCGATGCCGCACCCGTACTTGGTGCCCGTGAGCTTCAGGTGATCCCTCAAGACCCAAAGAAGCGTCGCCTCTTCGGGCACGTCGACGTTTACCTTCTTGCCGTTGACATTCAACGTAACCATCTTCTCTCTCCTTTCTTCCGAGTCTTCGGAGATCCCCGTTCAGGGATTGACCCTTATCAAATTTTCCGATTTCTGTCAATGCGAAAATCGGGTTTGCGGAGGGAGTGGATAGGATCTCGGGGCTTTGACAGGCCTTTTGTTTTCGGTTTAAATATGTTAGGAGTGAATTTAAAAGGGTTCGAGGACGAGGGTCCAAATGGCCGAAGGGAAGAAACCGAAACAGCCGCCCCGGATCGATATTTATAAGGCCTGGTGCAAGGCCTGCGGCATCTGCGTGGCCTTCTGTCCCACAGGGGTCCTGGCCAAGGACGAGGCCGGATATCCCTATGTGAAGGAACTCGAAAAGTGCATCAACTGCGGATGGTGCGAGATCCGCTGTCCCGATTTTGCCATCACCGTGGAGACGAAAGACAGAGAGAAGACAAGGGTCGAGGAAAAAGGTGACGAGAGAGAGCCAGAGAGGGAAGAGGAGGTCTCCCCGGAGAGAATTGTTGCTCCAGGGCAATGAGGCCATCGCCGAGGGGGCCCTTCGAGCGGGGTGTCGCTTCTTTGCCGGCTATCCCATCACACCGGCCACGGAGATTTCCGAGGTATTATCGGTCCGGTTGCCCAAGGTCGATGGCGTCTTCATCCAGATGGAGGATGAGATCGCCAGCCTCGGCGCGGTCATCGGCGCCTCCCTCGCAGGGGTGAAGGCGATGACGGCCACCAGCGGTCCCGGATTCTCCTTGATGCAGGAGAATTTGGGGCTGGCCATCATCGCGGAGATCCCCTGTGTCATCGTCAACGTGATGCGGGGAGGCCCCAGTACCGGGCTACCCACCTTCCCCGCCCAGGGCGACGTCATGCAGGCCCGATGGGGAACGCACGGCGATCACCCCATCATCGTCCTCTCTGCTTCGACGGTCCGCGAATGTTACGACATGACCATCCGGGCCTTCAACCTCTCCGAAAGGTTTCGAATCCCCGTGATTCTCCTCATCGACGAGGTGGTGGGCCATATGCGGGAGAAGATGGTCCTGGACGACGAGGAGGAGATCGAGATCGTCAACCGGGTCAAGCCCACCATGCCGCCCGAATGGTACATCCCCTACGAGGACACCCCGAGCGGCGTTCCGCCCATGGCCAATTTCGGAGAGGGGTATCGTTACCATGTCACCGGCCTGACGCACGACGTCCGGGGCTTTCCCACCTCGAGGCCGGACGAGATCGGGCCCTTCATCGCGAGGCTCCATCGAAAGATCAGCTCCCATTTCTCCGAGATCCAGAAGGCTGAATTCTTTCTGACCGACGATGCCGACATCACGATCGTCGCCTACGGATGCGTGGCTCGGTCGGCCAAACGGGCCGTGATCGAGGCCAGGGAGAAGGGGTTGAAGGTCGGGCTCCTCAAACTGTCCACCCTCTGGCCCTTCATGCGGACGGCCGTGGAGAGGGTCCTCCAGACCTCGAAGATCCTCATCGTGCCCGAGATGAACATGGGCCAGATCTCCCGCGAGGTGAAGCGGGTCAACCGGGGCATCGCCCGGGTCTTCACCCTCAACAAGGTGGACGGGACGATCATCACGCCGATGGAGATCCTGAACCGGATCGAGGAGGTCAGCTGATGCCGGAGATCACGAAGCTGATCCACAAGTACCTTCGCCACGACAAGAAATTTCCCCACGTCTGGTGCCCGGGCTGCGGGATCGGCATCATGCTGGGCTCCCTCATCCGCTCCATCGACCGCATCGGTTACACGAAAGACGAGGTGGTCCTCGTCTCCGGCATCGGCTGTTCGAGCCGCCTTCCGGTCTACGTCGATTTCAATACCCTTCACACCACCCACGGCCGTGCCCTCACCTTCGCCACCGGGATCAAGCTGGCCAAACCCCAACTCAAGGTGATCGTCATCATGGGCGATGGGGATGCGGTGGCCATCGGCGGCAATCACTTCATCCATGCCGCCCGGCGAAACATCGATCTCACCGCCCTGATCCTGAACAACAGCATCTACGGCATGACGGGCGGTCAGAGTTCTCCGACCACTCCTTACGGCATGAGATCCACCACCACGGTCTACAGCAACATTGAACAGGCCTTCAACATCTCCGAGCTGGCCGCCACGGCAGGGGCGGCCTTCGTGGCCCGAGGGACGGTTTATCATGCCAGGCTTCTGGATAGCCTGATGGAGAAGGCCTTCCTCAAGAGGGGATTCTCCGTGGTGGAGGTCATCTCTCACTGCCATGTCCAGTACGGGAGGCAGAACCGTTTGGGCACGGCCGTGGAGATGATGGAACAGCAGCGCGACCGGGCCGTCCCCGTGGAGAAGGCCGCCAAGATGAAGGAGGAGGAGCTGCGGGATAAAATCGTGATCGGAGTGCTCATCGACAAGGACCTTCCGGTTTACCACGACGAATATAAAAAGATCCAGGAACGGGCCAAAGCCGCCGGGGGAAGTTAACCCCGCCCCGCCTCCCCTTCCCTGAAGGGGAGGAAGAGAAGGGGGATGAGATCCGAAGGAGTTGGAATGGGATATCGGTACGAGATTCGACTGGGAGGCTCAGGGGGGCAGGGGATCATCCTGATGGGGATCATCCTGGCCGAGGCGATCGGCATCTACGACCGAAAATATGTGGCCCAGACCCAGAGCTATGGACCCGAGGCCAGGGGAGGATCGAGCAAATCGGAGGTGATCGTCAGCGACGAGGAGATCGACTATCCCAAGGCGATGAAACCGGACCTCCTTCTGGCCATGAACCAGAAGTCCTGCGACGAATTCTTTCCAGACCTCAAACCGGAGGGCCTTCTCATCGTCGATTCGACCTTTGTGACCCAGGTCCCACAACCGAGGGCCTATCAGATCCCCTTCACCCGGATCGCCCGAGAAAAATTTAAGCGGGAGATGGTGGCCAATATCGTGGCCCTCGGCGCCCTCTCCCAGCTCACCAACATCGTCTCACCCAGAGCGATCGAGTCGGCCGTGCTGGCGCGGGTCCCCAAGGGAACGGAGAAGCTCAACCGGGACGCCCTGAGGGCCGGGATGGCGGCG
The sequence above is a segment of the Thermodesulfobacteriota bacterium genome. Coding sequences within it:
- a CDS encoding beta-ketoacyl-[acyl-carrier-protein] synthase family protein: MTGMGVFCSIGKNVEEFYQSLKQGRSGIGPITLFDPSKYPSQIGAEIRDYRPEAYFEKKELKRLSRTDQLGLMAAEEAVRDSGVDCYPSEEIGVCLGAGAGGMFEAEAYHREVLLKGRSKPSLVLPFIPSFTTSRIAERFQFSGPRMTIATACSSSATAIGYAADLIRKGDCKAVVCGGSEALCELTFGGFNALKAMDPTPCKPFDRNRAGMSLGEGAAILVLEDGEEALRRGARVFAEFLGYGIAGEAHHITAPEPEGTVEARVMRMAMEEAGVSPAEVDHINAHGTGTPLNDRVESVAIKKAFGEKAYAIAVSSIKSMVGHCLGAAGAIEAVASVLSITNQFVPPTLHHREGDEDCDLDYVPERFREIEVNVVLSNSFAFGGNCTSLAFGRFDR
- the icd gene encoding isocitrate dehydrogenase (NADP(+)); the protein is MWSSRTPSPSGATAPPWPSAVSIAERKRREEMNGQKIDYDAEGRLIVPEQPIIPYIEGDGVGPDIWRASVRVFDAAVAKCYEGKRKIHWLEVYAGEKAFRVKGDWAPEETIEAIREYKVGIKGPLTTPVGGEFRSLNVMLRQRLDLYCCIRPVKYIPGTPSPVKHPERVDMVVFRENTEDVYAGIEWREGSKEALRLREFLQREMGKVIREDSGIGLKPISRFGTKRHVRRAIQYALSHGRKSVTLVHKGNIMKFTEAAFRDWGYELAREEFGDKVVFENEIGNGPLPEGKILMKDRIADAMFQQILLRPEEYDVLAMPNLNGDYMSDALAAQVGGLGMAPGANIGDRAAVFEATHGSAPKYADQDVINPSSVILSGVMMFDYLGWKEAAEAITRALEKTIAQKIVTYDLARQMKKARKVKCSEFAIALIENL
- a CDS encoding xanthine dehydrogenase family protein molybdopterin-binding subunit, yielding MTPAISRRSFLKLAGFSLAVTVTPFGYEILNASEKRDLITFNPNVWLHLTSDNKVTIVIGNSEMGQGALTAQAMILADELEADWKRVTIKQGPAADALKNPVLGAQITVASASVRAFYDPLRKAGAAARAMLIRAAAETWNVPETECQAVLGTVRHEKSKRSLTYGQLCEKAAKLEVPKDPPLKKEEEFRYMGKPMPRFDVPEKVSGKAIYGLDVDMKDLHYAVIARPPAYGAKVISFDPKGAEQVKGVVRVIQIPQGIAVCATSTEAALKGREALKIQWDKGTHPDMDNASIEKLMMEDLDKPGAKVHEVGDVRKALGEAAKKVEATYYIPCVAHVTMEPMNTTAYVQDDRCDIWTPTQNQTGVRGMAAGITKLPPDKIHVHTTFLGCGLGRRAFGDFVAEAVTISRELKRPVKVIWTREDDIKYDRFRAPMTHRIQGALDAQGQLTGWSHKTASISIMRPVNPGLIKGGIDYYNLWGLWNVADSPHWNDRIQYEIPNLYIEFVMTDLPIPCWPWRSVQNAPNAFAIESFLDELAHAARKDPVEFRLQLLKNNKRASRVLQTVAEKAGWGKPIPKGMGRGIAQHACFGTWIAKVVDLSVDKNTGKIKVHRVVAAVDCGPVVNPGPLVEQIEGGIILALSTALKEEVQFANGGVASANVDDYPILRMSEVPEIEVHIVKSTDRIGGIGELGVTAVAPAVANAFFNATGVRIRRIPLTPKVVMEALKKA
- a CDS encoding (2Fe-2S)-binding protein, whose protein sequence is MVTLNVNGKKVNVDVPEEATLLWVLRDHLKLTGTKYGCGIGECGACTVHIDGKAERSCTISVGQVKGKKITTIEGLPETHPVKKAWIQEQVPQCGFCQPGIIMQVAALLAKKPTPTADQIIAQMDDVICRCGTYPRIKKGIQTAVKSLRKEGKR
- a CDS encoding 4Fe-4S binding protein, with the protein product MAEGKKPKQPPRIDIYKAWCKACGICVAFCPTGVLAKDEAGYPYVKELEKCINCGWCEIRCPDFAITVETKDREKTRVEEKGDEREPEREEEVSPERIVAPGQ
- a CDS encoding 2-oxoacid:acceptor oxidoreductase subunit alpha translates to MLQGNEAIAEGALRAGCRFFAGYPITPATEISEVLSVRLPKVDGVFIQMEDEIASLGAVIGASLAGVKAMTATSGPGFSLMQENLGLAIIAEIPCVIVNVMRGGPSTGLPTFPAQGDVMQARWGTHGDHPIIVLSASTVRECYDMTIRAFNLSERFRIPVILLIDEVVGHMREKMVLDDEEEIEIVNRVKPTMPPEWYIPYEDTPSGVPPMANFGEGYRYHVTGLTHDVRGFPTSRPDEIGPFIARLHRKISSHFSEIQKAEFFLTDDADITIVAYGCVARSAKRAVIEAREKGLKVGLLKLSTLWPFMRTAVERVLQTSKILIVPEMNMGQISREVKRVNRGIARVFTLNKVDGTIITPMEILNRIEEVS
- a CDS encoding 2-oxoacid:ferredoxin oxidoreductase subunit beta, yielding MPEITKLIHKYLRHDKKFPHVWCPGCGIGIMLGSLIRSIDRIGYTKDEVVLVSGIGCSSRLPVYVDFNTLHTTHGRALTFATGIKLAKPQLKVIVIMGDGDAVAIGGNHFIHAARRNIDLTALILNNSIYGMTGGQSSPTTPYGMRSTTTVYSNIEQAFNISELAATAGAAFVARGTVYHARLLDSLMEKAFLKRGFSVVEVISHCHVQYGRQNRLGTAVEMMEQQRDRAVPVEKAAKMKEEELRDKIVIGVLIDKDLPVYHDEYKKIQERAKAAGGS
- a CDS encoding 2-oxoacid:acceptor oxidoreductase family protein, coding for MRSEGVGMGYRYEIRLGGSGGQGIILMGIILAEAIGIYDRKYVAQTQSYGPEARGGSSKSEVIVSDEEIDYPKAMKPDLLLAMNQKSCDEFFPDLKPEGLLIVDSTFVTQVPQPRAYQIPFTRIAREKFKREMVANIVALGALSQLTNIVSPRAIESAVLARVPKGTEKLNRDALRAGMAAARKAKKEWLKREIPPEIPKEDLLDSY